From Microbacterium invictum, the proteins below share one genomic window:
- a CDS encoding beta strand repeat-containing protein: MRSRIARVVTVLAVTASAVLVPLPAAAAAPIVFDDFAGNVLGSRAFTVYNSGTSAAPTFSQSNGTASIGLSGEGNSAPWANLEYTFPVTDLTSDGTNTQFMVGLHSVSRGPAAPEWETAVSVSISVTDASNNTGVYNTGIGNVGAFDLVLNFACTSAQTACFKPQVDFTRVTGVTVAFGYPKSHDEANSTTVVVDEIRTTPTGGVQPAAPTPAITLQTPTHEGAVWTLGTTTLTYQVQFLSSGSPPILTDPLTVGDLALNVSGAGTGGLTGITSLGATYLVTAAITGTPTVELAVAPGAVRDTWDQQSIAATSAPVSVRQGSLPVISTTPITLLTGTTATATLGTPGAPTATYTATGVPAGLSVSPAGTLTGTPTTPGATTMQVTAVNSLGSTTESVPVTVQNVAFTSPDRATFAAGSPVSFDVTWEAPEQTEVSLPENLPDGLQVTQNADRLTIHGTPTAGGEFASDITLTPALGDPVTQNLTLVVTESPRFTSAAAFVAHTDVAFSAVITAVGWPRPTVSLTAGSLPAGLTATAQPDGSLAIAGTPTAASAPISLSLTAENDMATTTRDVTFEVQSAPTISVAGSQLVEVGDSVTIPIHVTGMPEPTVTASELPDWVRLTGTPGGAWALVAEPTGTPMAATVQLTATNDAGAADASIVITPFVAPLITGPAQLTLVKGDDADAAFTAVGHPALTWGVTGDVPGLSLTAVDDTMTITGVPTTAGTYALSFTAAVLGSLVTHDVTVIVDERPGLSVPAPLEDAVGTDIDQTFTASGSPAPALTAEGLAPGLTFTDNGDGTATVLGTLTATGATTITITATNRAGSTSDTWSIEATALPAFTSASDAAFSRGGNGAFTVTTAGYPDAAIIATGLPAGLTLTDNGDGTATISGTPTASGVATVQLTATNRIGDASGTLTITVTSSPAFTSAPSATLRLGEADTFTVTTTGYPDAAIIATGLPAGLTLTDNGDGTATISGVPISSGMRVATLTAANTSATVTQALAITITERPAITTAALAPFTEGVIGEIEIAASGYPVPVLEIRGAVPAGLTFTDNGDGTATITGAATEHGEWILPVMASSSAGTATVDFALTVRQLPAFTSAPSARVRLGEPGTALVTTTGYPDAVITATGLPAGLNLTDNGDGTATIVGTPRHAETATVTLRATNAAGDATQALTLVVVEAPIITSAPSAAFEIGVPGAFTVSGTGYPLPAYALLGRLPAGLSFTDNGDGTATIAGIVLGSVAAGDYQVTVRALLPALPAPSMRAMFVTAPTMVTTAASDVSEQILTISVRAAAVPPVGPVDPENPVDPVGPVDPENPVDPVHPVAPTDPTGLPAATGGGQPAEGGTLPRTGGTLDTTGPIGALLLLLGGGALLWSRRTRRA, translated from the coding sequence CCCTTGGGCCAATCTCGAGTACACCTTCCCCGTCACAGATCTGACCTCCGACGGCACGAACACGCAGTTCATGGTCGGACTCCACAGCGTCTCGCGCGGCCCCGCGGCCCCCGAGTGGGAGACCGCCGTGAGCGTGTCCATCTCGGTGACCGACGCCTCAAACAACACGGGCGTCTACAACACGGGTATCGGCAACGTGGGGGCGTTCGACCTCGTGCTGAACTTCGCATGCACCAGTGCTCAGACCGCGTGCTTCAAGCCCCAGGTCGACTTCACCCGGGTCACCGGAGTCACGGTGGCCTTCGGCTACCCGAAGAGCCATGACGAGGCGAACTCTACGACCGTCGTGGTGGACGAGATCCGCACGACACCCACCGGCGGTGTGCAGCCGGCGGCGCCGACACCCGCCATCACACTCCAGACCCCGACCCACGAGGGCGCTGTCTGGACACTCGGCACGACCACGCTCACGTATCAGGTGCAATTCCTGTCCAGCGGCTCCCCTCCGATCCTGACCGATCCACTGACGGTCGGTGACCTCGCGTTGAATGTGAGCGGCGCCGGTACAGGTGGTCTGACCGGCATCACCAGCTTGGGCGCGACATACCTCGTGACGGCCGCGATCACCGGCACGCCTACCGTCGAGCTGGCAGTCGCCCCTGGCGCCGTGCGCGACACGTGGGACCAGCAGAGCATCGCGGCGACGTCGGCACCCGTCAGCGTGCGGCAGGGTTCGCTGCCGGTGATCTCGACCACCCCGATCACCCTCCTCACCGGTACTACGGCCACCGCCACTCTCGGCACCCCCGGCGCGCCCACGGCCACTTACACCGCAACCGGAGTCCCCGCGGGACTGTCGGTGTCGCCTGCCGGAACCCTGACAGGCACACCGACCACGCCCGGCGCGACGACCATGCAGGTGACCGCCGTCAACTCGCTGGGCTCGACCACAGAGTCGGTCCCGGTGACCGTCCAGAACGTGGCCTTCACCAGTCCCGACCGTGCCACGTTCGCGGCGGGCAGCCCGGTGTCGTTCGACGTCACGTGGGAGGCACCGGAGCAGACCGAGGTCAGTCTTCCCGAGAACCTTCCCGATGGACTGCAGGTCACCCAGAACGCCGACCGCCTGACGATCCACGGCACGCCCACGGCCGGTGGCGAGTTCGCCTCCGACATCACACTCACACCGGCACTCGGCGACCCGGTCACCCAGAACCTCACACTCGTCGTCACCGAATCACCACGATTCACGAGCGCAGCCGCGTTCGTCGCGCACACGGACGTCGCTTTCTCAGCGGTCATCACGGCCGTGGGATGGCCGCGACCCACAGTCAGTCTCACGGCGGGCTCGCTGCCGGCGGGGCTGACCGCGACGGCGCAGCCTGATGGCAGTCTCGCGATCGCCGGCACACCCACTGCGGCGAGTGCACCGATCTCGCTGAGCTTGACGGCCGAAAACGACATGGCGACGACGACACGCGATGTCACATTCGAAGTGCAGAGCGCGCCGACCATCTCCGTGGCCGGCTCGCAGCTGGTGGAGGTCGGCGACAGCGTGACGATCCCGATCCACGTCACCGGGATGCCGGAGCCGACGGTGACCGCGTCGGAATTGCCCGACTGGGTGCGACTCACGGGCACGCCCGGAGGCGCGTGGGCCCTCGTCGCCGAACCGACGGGAACCCCCATGGCCGCCACGGTGCAACTCACGGCCACCAACGACGCGGGAGCCGCCGATGCGAGCATCGTCATCACCCCATTCGTCGCACCCCTGATCACCGGACCGGCGCAGCTCACACTCGTGAAGGGCGACGACGCGGATGCCGCCTTCACCGCGGTCGGTCATCCCGCGCTGACGTGGGGAGTCACCGGTGACGTGCCCGGACTCTCGCTCACTGCGGTCGACGACACCATGACCATCACCGGCGTGCCCACGACGGCGGGGACGTACGCGCTCTCGTTCACCGCCGCGGTGCTCGGATCGCTCGTCACCCACGACGTGACCGTCATCGTCGACGAACGACCAGGTCTCAGCGTGCCTGCGCCCCTCGAGGACGCGGTCGGCACCGACATCGACCAGACCTTCACCGCATCCGGCTCGCCCGCACCCGCTCTCACAGCCGAAGGACTCGCGCCCGGGCTGACGTTCACCGACAATGGCGACGGCACTGCCACCGTCCTCGGCACCCTGACCGCAACCGGCGCCACGACCATCACCATCACGGCGACGAACCGAGCGGGTTCCACTTCTGACACCTGGTCCATAGAGGCCACTGCGTTGCCGGCGTTCACATCCGCGAGCGACGCGGCATTCAGCCGCGGCGGCAACGGCGCCTTCACTGTGACGACCGCCGGGTACCCGGATGCCGCGATCATCGCGACCGGTCTCCCGGCCGGACTCACCCTCACCGACAACGGCGACGGCACCGCGACCATCTCGGGCACGCCCACGGCGTCTGGCGTCGCGACGGTGCAGCTCACGGCGACCAACCGGATCGGCGACGCGAGCGGCACCCTGACGATCACGGTGACCAGCAGTCCGGCATTCACCTCGGCTCCGTCCGCAACTCTGCGGCTGGGTGAAGCCGACACCTTCACCGTGACCACCACCGGGTACCCGGATGCCGCGATCATCGCGACCGGTCTCCCGGCCGGACTCACCCTCACCGACAACGGCGACGGCACCGCGACCATAAGCGGTGTTCCGATCTCATCGGGGATGCGCGTTGCGACGCTGACGGCGGCCAACACGTCCGCGACGGTGACCCAGGCACTGGCGATCACGATCACCGAGCGGCCGGCGATCACGACCGCCGCTCTTGCGCCCTTCACCGAGGGCGTCATCGGCGAGATCGAGATCGCGGCATCCGGATACCCGGTTCCGGTTCTCGAGATCCGCGGCGCCGTCCCGGCAGGGCTCACTTTCACCGACAACGGTGACGGCACCGCCACCATCACCGGTGCCGCAACCGAGCACGGCGAGTGGATCCTGCCGGTCATGGCGAGCAGCAGTGCCGGTACGGCCACCGTCGACTTCGCGCTCACGGTCCGGCAACTCCCGGCCTTCACGTCAGCACCGAGCGCTCGCGTCCGCCTCGGCGAGCCCGGAACCGCCCTGGTGACGACAACCGGCTACCCGGATGCCGTGATCACCGCGACCGGTCTGCCCGCCGGGCTGAACCTCACCGACAACGGTGACGGTACGGCGACCATCGTCGGCACACCACGACACGCCGAAACCGCGACCGTGACGCTCAGGGCGACCAATGCAGCGGGAGACGCGACACAGGCGCTCACCCTCGTTGTGGTCGAGGCGCCGATCATCACATCGGCACCGTCAGCTGCGTTCGAGATCGGCGTCCCCGGAGCGTTCACCGTATCCGGGACTGGCTACCCACTGCCGGCGTACGCTCTGCTCGGCCGTCTGCCCGCGGGGTTGTCCTTCACTGACAACGGTGACGGCACCGCCACCATCGCGGGTATCGTCCTCGGGAGCGTGGCAGCCGGAGACTACCAAGTCACCGTTCGGGCGCTCCTGCCGGCGTTGCCCGCGCCCTCGATGCGCGCGATGTTCGTCACGGCGCCCACGATGGTGACGACCGCGGCATCCGACGTCAGCGAACAGATCTTGACGATCTCAGTACGCGCGGCAGCGGTACCGCCCGTGGGCCCGGTCGACCCCGAGAACCCCGTAGACCCCGTGGGCCCGGTCGACCCCGAGAACCCCGTCGACCCCGTGCACCCCGTGGCTCCGACGGATCCGACTGGGCTCCCCGCCGCGACGGGTGGCGGGCAACCCGCTGAGGGTGGCACCCTACCCCGGACGGGCGGCACGCTCGACACGACCGGCCCGATCGGCGCACTGCTGTTACTGCTCGGTGGCGGAGCGCTGCTGTGGTCGCGCAGGACCCGGCGGGCTTGA